GCCTGCTGATCGAGCTGGCGCAACAGCGCCACCCGCGCCTGCCACTGGCGCAGCTCGGGGGTCCAGGGCAACAGTTCCAGGCCCTTGCGCCGTACCAGATTGACCAGCGCCTGGCTGCGCGCCGCCTCGTCCAGCCCGGTCAAGGGCTCGCGGCTGAGTACCAGTTCGCCGACCTTGCGCTGGCGCTCGGCGCGCAGCACGCCTTCGCGTTCGTCCCAGTCCAGCTGGTCGACGCTGCGCACCTGCTCGGCCAGGACCGAGTCGAACAGCGCCGGGTCGAAATCCGCCGCCAGGTAGATGCGCTCTTCGCGCTGCCCCTGGCGGCTGCCCAGGTCGGCGATCACCAGCCAGGGCTGTTTCATCAGGTTGTCGGTCTCGCTGAACAGCGCCGCCCGGCCGTTGGCCAGCCGGTATTCGGCGCCGCCGGGGCGGCGTTGCTGGGCGACCCGGTCCGGGTAGGCCAGCGCCAGCAGGGCCCCGAGCCAGCGCGGATGATCGGGGTCGGCCACCGGCTGCTCCGGCTGGCCACGCAAATAGCCGCGGTACTGCCGCGCCAGCTGCCGGGCCCGCTGTACCCCGCCCTGGGCGCCACGGGCCGCGCGCTCCTCGCCGGACAGCAGCGCCAGGCGGCTGTGCAGGTCGGCGCCGCCACCGCGCAGGATATCGCGCTCACCGAGCAGGGCAGCGACGTCGCAGGCCATGTGCGCCAGCCCCAGGGCCTGGCCGCGCAACAGCAGATGGGCGATGCGCGGGTGCGCCGGCAGCTCGGCCATGGCCTGGCCGTGAGCGGTCAGCTTCCCGTCCTCGCCCGCATTGGCCGTCAACGCGCCGAGGCGTTCGAGCAGGTCCTGGGCCTGGGCATAGGCCGCGCCGGGCGGCGCGTCCAGCCACACCAGCTGCGCCGGGGCCACGCCCCAGCGCGCCAATTGCAGGGCCAGCCCGGCGAGGTCGGCCTGGAGAATCTCCGCACTGCCATAGGCCGCCAGTTGTTCGTGCTGGTCCTGGGACCACAGGCGGTAGCACACCCCCGGTTCCAGGCGCCCGGCCCGACCGGCGCGCTGGGTGGCGCTGGCCCGGGAAATGCGCTGGGTGTCCAGGCGAGTCATGCCGCTGCCCGGGTCGAAGCGCGGCACCCGCGCCAGCCCGGCATCGACCACCACGCGCACGCCGTCGATGGTCAGGCTGGTCTCGGCGATATTGGTCGCCAGTACCACTTTGCGCTGGCCGGCGGGCGCCGGGTCGATGGCCGCGCGTTGCGCCGCCAGGTCCAGCTCGCCGTGCAGCGGGCAGAGCAGGATGTCGCGGCGTTCACCCAGGGCATCGGCCAGTTGCTGATGCACCCGGCGGATCTCCGCCTGGCCCGGCAGGAACACCAGCACGCTGCCGCTTTCATCGTGCAGCGCCTCGAGAATGGTCTGCACCAGGCGCGGCTCGATGAACTCGCCCGGCTGGAACGGCCGCCCCCAGCGCACATCGACCGGGAACATGCGGCCTTCGCTGCGCAGGATCGGCGCGTCGTCGAGCAGCCCGGCCAGGCGCTCGCCCTCCAGGGTCGCCGACATCAGCAGGATTTTCAGCGGCTGCTCGTCACGCAGCAGCTCGCGGCCGTTAAGGCTCAGGGCCAGGGCCAGGTCGGCGTCGAGGCTGCGTTCGTGGAATTCGTCGAAGATCAGCAGGCCGACGCCTTCCAGCGCCGGATTGTCTTGCAGGCGGCGCGTCAGGATGCCCTCGGTGACCACTTCGATACGGGTATTCGGGCCGACCTTGCTGTCGAGGCGAATGCGGTAGCCCACGGTTTCGCCGACCTTTTCCCCCAGTTCGCTGGCCAGTCGTTCGGCCGCCGCCCGTGCCGCCAGGCGCCGGGGCTCGAGCATGAGGATGCGTTGTCCGGCCAGCCAGGGTTCGTTCAACAGGGCCAAAGGCACGCGGGTAGTCTTACCGGCGCCGGGCGGTGCTTCGAGCACGGCCTCGTGGCGTGTCGCCAGGGCTTCGCGCAGGGCGGGTAAAACTTCATCAATTGGCAAAGAATTCATACTGGCTCCCAAACAGAGGCGCGAGTATAACGGCGAACTGCCTGGGGTTAATCACGGTCTGAATTCGTACCGGCAATGCTTCAACCCTGCTCTTTCGTGCCTGCTCAGGAGATTTACATGCGTATTGCTTTCCGCCTCATCGGTGGCGTCCTGGTTGCCACCCTGCTGACTCAGCTCACCGCCTGCGGCTCGATCTTCTTTCCCGACCGGCGCGGCCAGATCGAAGGCAAGATCGACCCGCTGGTGGCTGTGCTCGACGCCGTGGGGCTGCTGTTCTATGTGATCCCCGGGCTGATCGCCTTTGGCGTCGACTTCGCCACCGGCGCCATCTACCTGGAGCCGGGCAAGACCGCGCAGGTCGCCCCCCAGAAGCTGCAGCAGGCCATCGGCGCCGACGGCCAGGTCGATAACCGCAAGTTGCAGGCTATCCTCGAAAGCGAACTGGGCCGCAGCTTCCCGCTGGACGACCCACGCCTGATCCAGCACAAGGGCAACGTGCAGCAACTGGCCCTGTATGGCCTGCAACCCGCCGCCTGACCCTGGCGCCTGAAGGAACCCGCCTCGTATGAGCAGTAGCCCGGAACACGCACGCCTGTTGCGCCTGGCAACACGTGCCTCGCTGGCCGTGGCCAGCATCCTGATCGTGGCCAAGGCCATCGCCTGGTGGCTGAGCGGCTCGGTCAGCCTGCTCGCGGGCCTGACCGACTCCCTGCTCGACGGCGCCGCGTCGTTCCTCAACCTGCTGGCCGTGCATTACGCCCTGCGCCCGGCCGACGACGACCACCGCTACGGCCACGGCAAGGCCGAGTCGTTGTCGGGCATGGCCCAGGCGCTGTTCATCGCCGTGAGCGCGGTGCTGATCGGGGTGCAGGCCGTCGAGCGCCTGCAGAACCCCGAGCCGCTGGGCGCGCCCTGGGTCGGGATCGGCGTGATGCTGCTATCGCTCGCCCTGACCGTGGCATTG
This portion of the Pseudomonas sp. MRSN 12121 genome encodes:
- the hrpB gene encoding ATP-dependent helicase HrpB, yielding MNSLPIDEVLPALREALATRHEAVLEAPPGAGKTTRVPLALLNEPWLAGQRILMLEPRRLAARAAAERLASELGEKVGETVGYRIRLDSKVGPNTRIEVVTEGILTRRLQDNPALEGVGLLIFDEFHERSLDADLALALSLNGRELLRDEQPLKILLMSATLEGERLAGLLDDAPILRSEGRMFPVDVRWGRPFQPGEFIEPRLVQTILEALHDESGSVLVFLPGQAEIRRVHQQLADALGERRDILLCPLHGELDLAAQRAAIDPAPAGQRKVVLATNIAETSLTIDGVRVVVDAGLARVPRFDPGSGMTRLDTQRISRASATQRAGRAGRLEPGVCYRLWSQDQHEQLAAYGSAEILQADLAGLALQLARWGVAPAQLVWLDAPPGAAYAQAQDLLERLGALTANAGEDGKLTAHGQAMAELPAHPRIAHLLLRGQALGLAHMACDVAALLGERDILRGGGADLHSRLALLSGEERAARGAQGGVQRARQLARQYRGYLRGQPEQPVADPDHPRWLGALLALAYPDRVAQQRRPGGAEYRLANGRAALFSETDNLMKQPWLVIADLGSRQGQREERIYLAADFDPALFDSVLAEQVRSVDQLDWDEREGVLRAERQRKVGELVLSREPLTGLDEAARSQALVNLVRRKGLELLPWTPELRQWQARVALLRQLDQQARGESEWPDVSDAALLKSLEHWLLPYLGKVSRLSHFANLDLAGIVHNLLPWPLPQRLDEWAPQQLRVPSGSSIRLDYSEQPPILAVRLQELFGLAETPRIAGGRQVVKLHLLSPARRPVQVTQDLANFWRSTYAEVKKDLKGRYPKHYWPDDPLVAEATARAKPRK